Proteins from one Xiphophorus hellerii strain 12219 chromosome 8, Xiphophorus_hellerii-4.1, whole genome shotgun sequence genomic window:
- the slc2a11l gene encoding solute carrier family 2 member 11, like isoform X2 codes for MPQHLTEILNYPVLIAAIFICSIGGTFQYGFSVSVMTSPSQFIKELVNKSCVERYDRILMDWEVSLIWSFTVSIFCIGGLLGSLVASSISSRFGRKRCLLVNNFWAILGAILMISSRTANSFEMIVVGRFLYGINAGVGLSAQAMYLTESSPKNLRAMVGVTIATALAIGKFCGQLLGIRELLGTEKSWPWLLGFNGFTALFQFCTLPLLPESPRFLLLERGDLQASENAFRKLWGKKDYSKEVVEMLEEKAALQSIRSCSVLELIQNRTVRWQLLTIVIVFFALQFSGINAVYFYSFDVFRAAGIQEHRLAYAALGTGLCELTTSIGCFMIIESMGRKDLMFRGYIGMAASLGLLSVTVYFQKTVWWLPYCSMVLVFFFIFFFSSGPGDILTQSFKSAGYTVGCTVNWISLFVLGSLFPILVENLGNFCFLIFLAVCLICGFHVRFNVPETKARTALEVSAEFDRMHAKDKTSQKKNSSKICEIKAQETKL; via the exons ATGCCACAACACCTGACTGAAATC CTGAACTATCCTGTCCTCATTGCGGCCATTTTCATCTGCAGCATCGGGGGGACATTTCAGTATggattcagtgtttctgtgatgACTTCCCCCTCTCAA TTCATAAAAGAGCTGGTGAATAAAAGCTGTGTGGAAAGATACGATCGAATCCTAATGGACTGGGAGGTGTCTCTCATCTGGTCCTTCACAGTGTCTATTTTCTGCATCGGGGGGTTGCTGGGATCACTGGTCGCAAGTTCTATCAGTTCAAGATTTGGCAG AAAGCGCTGTCTTCTAGTAAATAATTTTTGGGCTATATTAGGAGCCATATTGATGATCTCAAGCCGAACAGCCAATTCCTTTGAGATGATAGTGGTGGGAAGATTTCTCTACGGCATCAATGCAG GAGTTGGTCTTTCAGCGCAAGCGATGTATCTCACCGAATCTTCTCCTAAGAATCTGAGAGCGATGGTGGGCGTCACCATTGCGACTGCTTTAGCCATCGGGAAGTTCTGTGGTCAGCTGCTGGGGATCAG AGAGTTGCTTGGCACAGAAAAGAGCTGGCCTTGGCTGCTTGGTTTCAATGGCTTCACTGCATTGTTCCAGTTCTGCACTCTGCCTCTCCTGCCAGAGTCTCCCAGGTTCCTGCTGCTGGAAAGAGGAGACCTCCAGGCCTCTGAGAATG CTTTTAGGAAACTATGGGGCAAAAAAGATTACAGTAAGGAAGTCGTAGAGATGCTGGAGGAGAAAGCAGCTCTGCAGAGCATCCGAAGCTGCTCGGTTTTGGAGCTAATTCAGAACCGAACTGTTCGCTGGCAGCTCCTCACCATTGTTATCGTCTTCTTCGCGCTGCAGTTCAGTGGCATCAATGCT gtgtatttttactcttttgatGTATTTCGAGCTGCAGGGATCCAAGAACACAGGTTAGCATACGCTGCCTTGGGGACAGGCCTCTGTGAATTAACTACCTCTATAGGCTGT TTCATGATAATTGAGAGCATGGGCAGAAAGGACCTGATGTTCAGAGGTTACATAGGAATGGCTGCATCTCTGGGCCTCCTCTCTGTCACTGTTTACTTTCAG AAAACTGTCTGGTGGCTGCCGTACTGCAGCATGGTTCtcgttttcttctttattttcttcttttccagtGGACCAG GGGATATTTTAACTCAGTCGTTTAAATCAGCTGGCTACACAGTCGGATGCACAGTGAACTGGATCTCCCTGTTTGTGCTGGGGTCACTTTTCCCCATCTTGGTG GAGAACCTTGGTAATTTTTGCTTCCTCATATTTCTGGCTGTTTGCCTCATCTGTGGGTTTCACGTGAGGTTTAACGTGCCGGAGACCAAAGCTCGAACAGCGCTGGAAGTATCTGCTGAGTTTGACAGGATGCATGCCAAAGATAAAACCTCACAGAAGAAAAACTCATCTAAAATCTGTGAAATCAAAGCACAGGAGACCAAATTATGA
- the slc2a11l gene encoding solute carrier family 2 member 11, like isoform X1, which produces MPQHLTEILNYPVLIAAIFICSIGGTFQYGFSVSVMTSPSQFIKELVNKSCVERYDRILMDWEVSLIWSFTVSIFCIGGLLGSLVASSISSRFGRKRCLLVNNFWAILGAILMISSRTANSFEMIVVGRFLYGINAGVGLSAQAMYLTESSPKNLRAMVGVTIATALAIGKFCGQLLGIRELLGTEKSWPWLLGFNGFTALFQFCTLPLLPESPRFLLLERGDLQASENAFRKLWGKKDYSKEVVEMLEEKAALQSIRSCSVLELIQNRTVRWQLLTIVIVFFALQFSGINAVYFYSFDVFRAAGIQEHRLAYAALGTGLCELTTSIGCFMIIESMGRKDLMFRGYIGMAASLGLLSVTVYFQKTVWWLPYCSMVLVFFFIFFFSSGPAATTVPLPGDILTQSFKSAGYTVGCTVNWISLFVLGSLFPILVENLGNFCFLIFLAVCLICGFHVRFNVPETKARTALEVSAEFDRMHAKDKTSQKKNSSKICEIKAQETKL; this is translated from the exons ATGCCACAACACCTGACTGAAATC CTGAACTATCCTGTCCTCATTGCGGCCATTTTCATCTGCAGCATCGGGGGGACATTTCAGTATggattcagtgtttctgtgatgACTTCCCCCTCTCAA TTCATAAAAGAGCTGGTGAATAAAAGCTGTGTGGAAAGATACGATCGAATCCTAATGGACTGGGAGGTGTCTCTCATCTGGTCCTTCACAGTGTCTATTTTCTGCATCGGGGGGTTGCTGGGATCACTGGTCGCAAGTTCTATCAGTTCAAGATTTGGCAG AAAGCGCTGTCTTCTAGTAAATAATTTTTGGGCTATATTAGGAGCCATATTGATGATCTCAAGCCGAACAGCCAATTCCTTTGAGATGATAGTGGTGGGAAGATTTCTCTACGGCATCAATGCAG GAGTTGGTCTTTCAGCGCAAGCGATGTATCTCACCGAATCTTCTCCTAAGAATCTGAGAGCGATGGTGGGCGTCACCATTGCGACTGCTTTAGCCATCGGGAAGTTCTGTGGTCAGCTGCTGGGGATCAG AGAGTTGCTTGGCACAGAAAAGAGCTGGCCTTGGCTGCTTGGTTTCAATGGCTTCACTGCATTGTTCCAGTTCTGCACTCTGCCTCTCCTGCCAGAGTCTCCCAGGTTCCTGCTGCTGGAAAGAGGAGACCTCCAGGCCTCTGAGAATG CTTTTAGGAAACTATGGGGCAAAAAAGATTACAGTAAGGAAGTCGTAGAGATGCTGGAGGAGAAAGCAGCTCTGCAGAGCATCCGAAGCTGCTCGGTTTTGGAGCTAATTCAGAACCGAACTGTTCGCTGGCAGCTCCTCACCATTGTTATCGTCTTCTTCGCGCTGCAGTTCAGTGGCATCAATGCT gtgtatttttactcttttgatGTATTTCGAGCTGCAGGGATCCAAGAACACAGGTTAGCATACGCTGCCTTGGGGACAGGCCTCTGTGAATTAACTACCTCTATAGGCTGT TTCATGATAATTGAGAGCATGGGCAGAAAGGACCTGATGTTCAGAGGTTACATAGGAATGGCTGCATCTCTGGGCCTCCTCTCTGTCACTGTTTACTTTCAG AAAACTGTCTGGTGGCTGCCGTACTGCAGCATGGTTCtcgttttcttctttattttcttcttttccagtGGACCAG cTGCAACGACGGTTCCTCTTCCAGGGGATATTTTAACTCAGTCGTTTAAATCAGCTGGCTACACAGTCGGATGCACAGTGAACTGGATCTCCCTGTTTGTGCTGGGGTCACTTTTCCCCATCTTGGTG GAGAACCTTGGTAATTTTTGCTTCCTCATATTTCTGGCTGTTTGCCTCATCTGTGGGTTTCACGTGAGGTTTAACGTGCCGGAGACCAAAGCTCGAACAGCGCTGGAAGTATCTGCTGAGTTTGACAGGATGCATGCCAAAGATAAAACCTCACAGAAGAAAAACTCATCTAAAATCTGTGAAATCAAAGCACAGGAGACCAAATTATGA